In Pongo abelii isolate AG06213 chromosome X, NHGRI_mPonAbe1-v2.0_pri, whole genome shotgun sequence, one DNA window encodes the following:
- the LOC100443506 gene encoding cancer/testis antigen 47A, whose protein sequence is MSATGDPHPTQGDQEAPVSQEGAQAEAAGAGNQEGGDSGPDSSDMVPAAEVVGVAGPMEGLGEEEGEQAAGLAAMPRGGSAEEDSDIRPAAEEEEEEEEEEGNEAANFDLAVATRRYPAAGIHFMLLDLVHSLLRRLYHNDHILIANRHLSRLMVGPHAAAPNLWDNLPVMLLSQRLGAGAAAREGEGLGLIQEAASVPEPAVPADLAEMAREPAEEAAEEPSEEATEERPPEEAAEEPDAEEPATELPTAEEATAPEEVTKSQPEKWDEEAQDAAGEEEKEQEKEKDAENKAKNSKGT, encoded by the exons ATGTCTGCCACAGGGGACCCACACCCGACCCAAGGGGACCAGGAGGCCCCGGTAAGCCAGGAGGGAGCACAGGCCGAGGCAGCCGGAGCTGGTAACCAGGAGGGCGGCGACTCCGGCCCTGACAGCAGCGACATGGTGCCTGCGGCCGAGGTGGTTGGAGTCGCAGGGCCCATGGAAGGCCTCGGGGAGGAGGAGGGTGAGCAGGCGGCAGGCCTGGCCGCAATGCCCCGGGGCGGGAGCGCCGAGGAGGACTCGGACATCAGGCCCgcggctgaggaagaggaggaggaggaggaggaggaggggaacgAGGCGGCCAACTTCGACTTGGCGGTGGCCACCCGTCGCTACCCGGCGGCGGGCATTCACTTCATGCTCCTGGACCTGGTCCACTCCCTTCTCCGCCGCCTCTATCACAACGACCACATCCTCATAGCGAACCGTCACCTCAGCCGCCTGATGGTGGGGCCCCACGCTGCTGCGCCCAACCTCTGGGACAACCTCCCCGTGATGCTGCTGTCccagaggctgggtgcaggggccgCAGCCCGGGAAGGCGAGGGCCTGGGCCTGATCCAGGAGGCCGCGTCGGTCCCAGAGCCTGCAGTGCCAGCTGACCTGGCCGAGATGGCCAGGGAGCCCGCGGAGGAGGCCGCAGAGGAGCCCTCGGAGGAGGCCACAGAGGAGAGACCCCCAGAGGAGGCCGCAGAGGAACCGGACGCAGAGGAACCAGCCACAGAATTACCGACCGCAGAGGAGGCCACGGCCCCAGAGG AAGTCACTAAATCTCAGCCTGAAAAGTGGGATGAAGAGGCCCAAGATGCTGCAGGcgaggaagagaaagaacaagaaaaagagaaagatgcgGAAAACAAGGCAAAGAACTCCAAAGGGACCTAA
- the LOC100442901 gene encoding cancer/testis antigen family 47 member B1 — protein sequence MSATGDPHPTQGDQEAPVSQEGAQAEAAGAGNQEGGDSGPDSSDMVPAAEVVGVAGPMEGLGEEEGEQAAGLAAMPRGGSAEEDSDIAPAAEEEEEEEEEEGNEAANFDLAVATRRYPAAGIGFVFLYLVHSLLRRLYHNDHILIANRHLSRLMVGPHAAAPNLWDNPPLMLLSQRLGAGAAAREGEGLGLIQEAASVPEPAVPADLAEMAREPVEEAAEEPSEEALEEPDTEERATEEATAEEAVAPEEVTKSQPEKWDEEAQDAAGEEEKEQEKEKDAENKAKNSKGT from the exons ATGTCTGCCACAGGGGACCCACACCCGACCCAAGGGGACCAGGAGGCCCCGGTAAGCCAGGAGGGAGCACAAGCCGAGGCGGCCGGAGCTGGTAACCAGGAGGGCGGCGACTCCGGCCCCGACAGCAGCGACATGGTGCCTGCGGCCGAGGTGGTTGGAGTCGCAGGGCCCATGGAAGGCCTCGGGGAGGAGGAGGGTGAGCAGGCGGCAGGCCTGGCCGCAATGCCCCGGGGCGGGAGCGCCGAGGAGGACTCGGACATCGCGCCTGCGgcggaggaagaggaggaggaggaggaggaagaggggaacgAGGCGGCCAACTTCGACTTGGCGGTGGCCACCCGTCGCTACCCGGCGGCGGGCATTGGCTTCGTGTTCCTGTACCTCGTCCACTCCCTTCTCCGCCGCCTCTATCACAACGACCACATCCTCATAGCGAACCGTCACCTCAGCCGCCTGATGGTCGGGCCCCACGCTGCTGCGCCCAACCTCTGGGACAACCCTCCCCTGATGCTGCTGTCccagaggctgggtgcaggggccgCAGCCCGGGAAGGCGAGGGCCTGGGCCTGATCCAGGAGGCCGCGTCGGTCCCAGAGCCTGCAGTGCCAGCTGATCTGGCCGAGATGGCCAGGGAGCCCGTGGAGGAGGCCGCAGAGGAGCCCTCGGAGGAGGCCTTAGAGGAACCGGACACAGAGGAAAGGGCCACAGAGGAAGCGACCGCAGAGGAGGCTGTGGCCCCCGAGG AAGTCACTAAATCTCAGCCCGAAAAGTGGGATGAAGAGGCCCAAGATGCTGCAGGcgaggaagagaaagaacaagaaaaagagaaggatgcGGAAAACAAGGCAAAGAACTCCAAAGGGACCTAG